The following coding sequences are from one Paenibacillus tundrae window:
- a CDS encoding Zn-dependent hydrolase: MMTESDVQPQPGSPIPYVPLPELELVELQAMLDWLSTYGADAQGSVTRLLYDNAWSEAQHALAKQMADKGLVPAFDQSGNLYGTLSSEGSASFDEDREAPYPIVTGSHIDSVVHGGKYDGAYGIVAGILALEYLHKHFGRPKRTLKVVSLCEEEGSRFPFAYWGSRSITGVTTLEEVQHLLDQQGVCFSQAILGAGFGPDRGLEPAVQTYGAFIELHIEQGQVLERHSRSIGIVSDIVGQRRYNLTVIGEANHAGTTPMLWRKDALAGAADMIVAIRRIALQTGEPFVATVGRIVAEPGVGNVVAAKATFSLDIRHVRQEILDRCWQDMLQAFRRIAAEYQLHLECEEHLSVTPTPMNEKIQQDIQEICEREQISYLHMPSGAGHDSQIFQPACPTAMIFVPSQQGISHNPREFTTETDLMNGFRVLVCLLYKYGYED, encoded by the coding sequence ATGATGACAGAATCCGACGTTCAACCACAACCGGGGTCGCCTATACCCTATGTTCCTTTACCTGAACTGGAGCTTGTAGAATTACAAGCAATGCTGGATTGGCTATCCACCTACGGAGCAGATGCACAGGGCAGCGTCACTCGTTTATTGTATGACAACGCTTGGTCTGAAGCACAGCATGCTCTAGCCAAACAGATGGCAGACAAAGGTTTGGTTCCGGCGTTCGATCAGTCAGGCAACTTATATGGAACATTGAGCAGTGAAGGATCAGCATCCTTCGATGAGGATAGAGAAGCTCCCTATCCCATTGTTACTGGCTCTCATATCGATTCAGTCGTTCATGGCGGAAAATATGATGGAGCATACGGTATTGTAGCCGGCATCCTTGCGTTGGAATACTTACACAAGCACTTCGGTAGACCGAAGCGGACACTAAAGGTAGTGTCACTTTGCGAAGAAGAAGGCAGCCGATTTCCCTTTGCATATTGGGGATCAAGGAGCATAACCGGTGTGACAACATTGGAGGAAGTCCAGCACCTGCTTGATCAACAAGGAGTATGCTTCTCCCAAGCGATCTTGGGAGCTGGTTTTGGGCCAGATCGTGGCTTGGAGCCTGCTGTTCAAACCTATGGGGCATTTATTGAGCTCCATATTGAGCAGGGTCAAGTATTGGAACGACACTCCCGTTCGATTGGGATTGTATCCGATATCGTAGGACAGAGAAGATACAACCTTACCGTTATAGGTGAGGCGAACCATGCGGGTACTACACCCATGTTATGGCGTAAAGACGCACTTGCGGGTGCGGCAGACATGATTGTTGCGATTCGAAGGATTGCCCTGCAGACAGGCGAGCCGTTCGTAGCCACGGTCGGTCGCATCGTGGCAGAGCCGGGTGTGGGTAATGTCGTTGCGGCCAAAGCTACATTCTCTCTTGATATTCGACATGTCAGACAAGAGATCTTAGATCGTTGTTGGCAGGATATGTTACAGGCTTTTCGACGTATTGCTGCTGAATACCAGCTTCATTTGGAATGTGAAGAACACCTTTCGGTAACACCAACCCCTATGAATGAGAAGATCCAGCAAGATATCCAAGAGATCTGTGAACGTGAGCAAATTTCTTATCTGCATATGCCTAGTGGGGCAGGACATGATTCGCAGATTTTCCAGCCGGCTTGTCCAACAGCGATGATTTTTGTGCCAAGTCAACAGGGTATTAGTCATAACCCTCGTGAATTTACAACTGAAACGGATCTAATGAATGGTTTTCGGGTACTTGTTTGCTTGCTCTATAAATATGGCTATGAGGATTGA